A window of Bactrocera dorsalis isolate Fly_Bdor chromosome 4, ASM2337382v1, whole genome shotgun sequence genomic DNA:
agcaaactgatttgtaacagtttcgtacaaaaattaatgtaaatgattcgttattttttaagacgCACATATTTAAAGTcgcactaaatatattttctgaaggttttttttcaatataaggataCTCAATAGAAGCTATgtaaagtaaacgaaaacacacttttaaaaatatttcgttacttataaaatactttttataagtttttttaaattactatataaattgatgcaattttaagattaaaagttttataattggctttactacagcattgaggtgtctgtaatcaatttaatttgtacatgaatattacccgtttaaagataaattcaatttttatatgttaaccatttatacttatctaaaactgaaaaaattcatagctttaatgaatatgaattcatcacagtcgcaattttttatattccacagtgaatgctattttgtcacagtcgcaatttttcttATGATACTGTAACTGCtactttgtcacagtcgcaattttttatattccacggttaatgctattttgtcacagtcgcaatttttcatatgatagtGTAACTGCTACTTTGTTCGATAATTCCTGTCACTGCTACTTTAGGAAACTTGTCACAGCTGTGAGCAGTGATTTTTAAGTAGCAGTGACAAAGTCACAGgtactcaaatatttgccatctctaatgtacatatatgcatacacacattaCTTACCTTAACCCGCACAAATGATGATCCCAATAATTCGTTTATGTCAGCCATTCTGCTTGCGTGTTAGTTAAAAAATTCTGATCTAGTTTATCTCAAACTTTTTAATCAACGCAACACTCTCGACGACggttctttttttgtctgcttGCACAGTAATCGGGAAAAAGCAACAgctgtttatatttttgcaattatttggaTATTGCTCCACTTTCTTTTTTCTCACGCGCGCGTTTAGACCGCACAATTTGTTTGCCTCTCAAACCAGCTACAGGTGTATACTCGCAAATTATTGTGGCGTTTATTTGCGCTCTTTACATACAATGCGCAGAATCTATagctaataaattatatatttacgtaCGTAATAGAACAATTCCAAATGGCACTAGAATGAATTAAATTAGCCTTTACGCGAGGAAGTCCAACTAGATTCTGAAATTTCTCGTTGAGAAATGTCGTAATCACGGAATTCATTAGCAAATGCGGCGTTgccaaacaataataaatatttttcatacactacgaaaaatttattcttaaaatttttagcacTCTGACTATTTCGAGATGTTCTGCTGATGTGTTCGGTTCTTATGccataaatgtcaaaaaaactTCGCGCAACATTATTCAAAGATGCTTTACACAATTTAGATGTTTTCAGTAACATAATCACCATTTGAGGTACGAGTATGTAGGTAAAGTCCATCAATAACATAAATGTCAAGTTGCGTGCAGACCTCATATTAGGATATTAATTTATtcacaataaattataaacaatgGAGTTTACTTGTCATTTGACATATTGTGTCTTATCAGAATACTTAACAGGTGATTTATATCACTCCAATTAGTTTTGTACTTTGTCCGTGTGTGTTTCGGTAttagatataatttttaaatttataaaatattacgtTTTACAATATACTTCAGGAATGCCAGACATTAAAATCACGCAGCACATGCTTAATAATATCGAATACGATCGTGATTCCTCTGCGCAAAGTGAAAAAGTTTCTGGAAAGATGGCTGACGTTGGTTGCAAATGCACACCAACAGTTTTAATTGTTTGTGATAAAGCTGATCTAAATGCTGCCGCTTATCACTTAGCACAATCATTGCAGTCCCCTTTAGCTGCTGAAGTTATAGTTACTGTGCTTGTGGCTGAGTCGATTCGTAAACCATTTTTGGAGCGCTTGCAGCCGCAACTCACAGCGATTCCGGCTGAGGCTGCGCAGGATGTAGAACGAAATAGAGTGTTGGCTTTGATAAACAATCACAGTTGGGAAACTATTTCAGTCAACGAGTTGGGAGTCAATTCACCGGTGCTCGTATGCGATGTGACCCATGATCATCTGGGAACCGGTTACAATGGAATTGCCACGTTACACACTTTTCGCACTGTACAGGAAGCCATTAGCTTGTGTGGAAAAGAAACGTTAAAAGCCGTTAACGCATCCATTTGGACAAGCCATCATGCAAGTGCCTACGAAATAGCATTAAAGATTGCTTGCGATAATATATTCATTGACTGCCATCAAATATCTTTGGAACCATTGCAAAAAACATCTTCAGCTTCTGGTAATGCATCTTGTGCATTGGTTGAAAACAATTATCACTACGAAACACTTATATTAAAGAATGgaagaaaaaatatagtatTCCCTATTGGAACCGCTATCACCAACTAAAGGATATGGGAGCCACATGATATAAGCTCTGATGTTGCCTTGGATTTGGTATTTGTAATtgctgtttttgtaattttgtaactAACTTTTAACGAtccacaaatataaataaatttttgtataaaatctatggttatataaaaaaatctaatcgGAAATTAgtgtgttcaaaattttttacatctACTTCTATGAAGAATTATAGTAACTCCCAATTCCAACTCCTTTTAAAACGTAGTAAATCAGATTTGTTCTTATTTTATACTAACATGATTAACTTTATAACAATGGActtataaaagtaaatacaCAGATCGAAATAATTAATGGGCGCTTGGCAACTCTATATTATCAGCTGTTATTGCTATTCAACTAGTTTTCCTTTCTCTTTtctgttgatttttttattctaaacaaaatttcattcgTGTTCATTGAATTTAGTCAAGTTCGTAAGCTGATTGTGTGTAATATGTTTGctaatttctaaattattatttgataaGTTTTAATTAGTTGAGTGGTGATAAGCCGAATATGTTTCGCACAAAGAACTCGCGTGGCGTCGCTACTGCCGTAGACGTTGATGTAAGTACTGGATTTGTTCGCAATTATGCAGCGGAAGATTACGGTGATGACGACAACACTTTCCATAATGACCCAGACAGCAATCGCAGAGCAGCGAACAGTAATGAAGATAGTGATGTTTCCGACACAAATGAAGGGAGCTCTGTAGATACGCCTCTTATTGGTGGAGTTGAAGGTTATTACtcatagacatatgtatatactaaaacGTACAAATATCGAACAAAATACATATTGAAATCGTGTGTATTGTTAAATctatactgtttttttttttttcaattatagaTGATGGCGAATTTCCTAAAGCTCGACATATCTTCGGTTTAATGGGTTTTCTGGGTTTCGCAGTAGTCTATGCAATGCGCGTTAATTTGTCTGTAGCAATTGTGGCTATGGTGAATCAAACAGCAATACCTCAAGATAACTCTACCAGCGTCGATGATACGTGCCCAGTACCCACACCAACTAACACTACTACACCGTCGAAGGAGGGAGATTTTTTGTGGGATGAGGCCACTCAGGGTCTAGTTTTAGGATCGTTCTTTTACGGTTATGTGCTGACACAAGTACCTGGCGGTCGTTTAGCAGAGCTAATGGGTGGAAAACTGATATATGGCTATGGTGTGTTGATAACTGCAATTTTCACACTCCTAACACCTATCGCTGCATATTGGAGTCTACCAATGCTAGTGCTTGTTCGTGTGTTAGAAGGCATGGGCGAAGGTGTTACATATCCAGCAATGCATGCAATGTTAGCGCACTGGATTCCACCACTGGAGAGGAATAAATTCGCCGCCATTGTATATGCTGGCTCGAACATAGGTACAGTGATCTCAATGCCACTAGCAGGATGGCTCTGCTCTTTGGAGTTTCTTGGAGGATGGCCGTcagcattttatatatttggcTTACTTGGCATAGTATGGTTTTTATTTTGGATGTATCTCGTGTACGACAAGCCAAGCGTACACCCGCGTATATCTTACAAGGAGCGTGATTACATAGAGCGCAGTATTCGTTCAATGCAACCACGCAATTATAACGAATTATTGACCGAAAACGAAAATGATGCAATACAGACAACGAATGAGGTGATACCATGGAGTTCCATTTTCACATCACTGCCTTTATGGGCGATCTTAATAACACAATGTGGACAAAGTTGGGCCTTTTATACACAATTGAC
This region includes:
- the LOC105223034 gene encoding uncharacterized protein LOC105223034 isoform X1 gives rise to the protein MEFTCHLTYCVLSEYLTGMPDIKITQHMLNNIEYDRDSSAQSEKVSGKMADVGCKCTPTVLIVCDKADLNAAAYHLAQSLQSPLAAEVIVTVLVAESIRKPFLERLQPQLTAIPAEAAQDVERNRVLALINNHSWETISVNELGVNSPVLVCDVTHDHLGTGYNGIATLHTFRTVQEAISLCGKETLKAVNASIWTSHHASAYEIALKIACDNIFIDCHQISLEPLQKTSSASGNASCALVENNYHYETLILKNGRKNIVFPIGTAITN
- the LOC105223034 gene encoding uncharacterized protein LOC105223034 isoform X2, which encodes MPDIKITQHMLNNIEYDRDSSAQSEKVSGKMADVGCKCTPTVLIVCDKADLNAAAYHLAQSLQSPLAAEVIVTVLVAESIRKPFLERLQPQLTAIPAEAAQDVERNRVLALINNHSWETISVNELGVNSPVLVCDVTHDHLGTGYNGIATLHTFRTVQEAISLCGKETLKAVNASIWTSHHASAYEIALKIACDNIFIDCHQISLEPLQKTSSASGNASCALVENNYHYETLILKNGRKNIVFPIGTAITN
- the LOC105223033 gene encoding sialin, which produces MFRTKNSRGVATAVDVDVSTGFVRNYAAEDYGDDDNTFHNDPDSNRRAANSNEDSDVSDTNEGSSVDTPLIGGVEDDGEFPKARHIFGLMGFLGFAVVYAMRVNLSVAIVAMVNQTAIPQDNSTSVDDTCPVPTPTNTTTPSKEGDFLWDEATQGLVLGSFFYGYVLTQVPGGRLAELMGGKLIYGYGVLITAIFTLLTPIAAYWSLPMLVLVRVLEGMGEGVTYPAMHAMLAHWIPPLERNKFAAIVYAGSNIGTVISMPLAGWLCSLEFLGGWPSAFYIFGLLGIVWFLFWMYLVYDKPSVHPRISYKERDYIERSIRSMQPRNYNELLTENENDAIQTTNEVIPWSSIFTSLPLWAILITQCGQSWAFYTQLTELPTYMSNILHFDIQSNAMLNAIPYFTSWIVGILCSGLADWMLEQRYISLLNSYKLWNSIASIIPSIGLLATAYVGCSWVWVTVMLAGVGSFGGAVYAGNQMNHIALSPRYAGTMYGLTNSAANICGFLAPYVIGVIINHHETLARWRIVFWLAAAVNIGGNFIYLIFASATEQSWSRNPRPTTAHTIRS